The following are encoded together in the Tripterygium wilfordii isolate XIE 37 chromosome 18, ASM1340144v1, whole genome shotgun sequence genome:
- the LOC119984463 gene encoding eukaryotic translation initiation factor 4G-like: protein MSVNQSRSDRGDTQYRKSGRSASSNQQRSSSGVYGKGGGGGGPAPSPSISSSSSTLPSGRSFKKGNNAQGGQYRGNVPAVNSSESSNATTAPRNVQNGAHIQPQVHGTSNVQVSSGTPAKPTGVSGTQTSSNRAVPKVPTSQPSTLTSGGGGPATPVKAPGDATKAFPFQFGSINPGFMNGMQIPARTSSAPPNLDEQKRDQARHEPIRSGHPLPTPVPKQQAPRKGNGIDQPNSVEVQPVSKAKRDSQESAAPSVSQTQKPPVLPIPMTSLQIPFHQTQVSVQFGGPNPQIQSQGVTGTSLQMPIPMPLSMGNGPQVQQQVFIQGLQHQMQPQGIMHHGQGLGFTTQMGPQLSPNLGSLGIGMTPQYPQQQGGNFGGPRKTTVKITHPETHEELRLDKRVDEYADSSTSAQRSHPNVPQSQPVPTYGPSHPINYYPGTYNPNPLFFPAPSSLPLKSSQIAPNSQAPRPNYSVNQGPQNMSFMNQSATSLPINKTGVAVHGSAVPSNSEHTCDVPTVITTLPLGTTKVTVKPATGSSGEKMAESSLHNNPPAIKNSGSPKSSRPSGEVSSSYSRRDAEACSESPLQQPKPAGESYASKPVAAAQIGVVTSFVSVDNAVTNHLSSTSDGQFEEFVPDVTNTEGRKKEILRSNSINDHQKRLEKNRHLQPHHQVGEQHSSTSLPSLDSDSDEAKGIGAFGTNVGGGLASISSEVSNDGSIVHTLDTTNNAKSDDYSLQEQLDRETLGAQENIGKAMLEESKEDSDGSNLSSVSGTSESPLVAKQADQGYVFKETGISNECPNSQTVQRGLDEPVNCCKKADDTSDNIETLTSRTDSTDFENYSGDNIAVLDASTNKSDLMDRSEISIMKTVMQDQQPDADTSTDLSEATSKDSVESTSSGMASLSISSSKDKPIPELTRPKSGNAKAKKKRKELLQKADAAGTTSDLYMAYKGPEEKKESAVSSEVTDSVTLKQESADFHGGDDAVSEKGVQNKAEPDDWEDAADISALKLESPANREKAHGGLLNYEKDGNENTDKKYSKDFLLQFADKCTNLPEDFEIASDIAETLMNTNVNVSHPIDSYPSPGRVIDRHSGSSRVDRRGSVMVDDDRWNKQLGPFGGRDLRLDIGYGSNAGSRPGEGGNYGVLRNPRAQVPLQYGGILSGPIQSMGSQGGMHRSSPDADRWQRATNFQHKGLFPSLQTPLQAMHKAERKYEVGKVTDEEQAKQRQLKAILNKLTPQNFEKLFEQVKAVNIDNVVTLTGVISQIFDKALMEPTFCEMYADFCHHLAGEMPDFSEDNEKITFRRLLLNKCQEEFERGEREQEEANKGDEEGDVKLSLEEREEKRVKARRRMLGNIRLIGELYKKRMLTERIMHECIKKLLGQYQNPDEEDVEALCKLMSTIGEMIDHPRAKEHMDAYFDRMENLSTNMKISSRVRFMLKDSIDLRKRKWQQRRKVEGPKKIEEVHRDAAQERQAQTSRLARAPSMNPSRRAPMDFGPRGSNMIPSPNAQMGGFRALPSQARGFAAQDVRMDDRKSYEARTLSVPLPQRPIDDSLTLGPQGGLARGMSIRGAPTISSMPVANISTSSGDSRSMAAGLNGYNSVSERTTYSPREDLLPRYAPDRYTVPAAFDQSSGLDRNMSSNHNIRNQGHSFERSIATSPPPRGQPSAFTQNIPSEKVWPEERLRDMSIAAIKEFYSARDEKEVALCITDMNSPSFHPSMVALWVTDSFERKDVERDLLAKLLVNLTKPRDAALSQGQLMKGLESVLSTLEDAVNDAPKAPEFLGRLFARVILDSLIPLREIGRLLLDGGEEPGRLKEVGLAGDVLGSTLEMIKSEKGESALNAIVASSNLQLENFRPPDPNISRRLETFI, encoded by the exons ATGTCCGTTAATCAATCAAGGTCCGATAGAGGTGATACACAGTATAGGAAATCAGGGCGATCCGCAAGCTCGAATCAGCAGCGGAGCTCCTCGGGTGTATACGGTAAGGGCGGCGGTGGCGGCGGGCCCGCCCCTTCTCCTTCCATAAGTTCATCCTCGTCGACGCTGCCATCCGGCCGAAG CTTTAAGAAGGGTAACAATGCACAAGGAGGGCAATATAGGGGGAACGTACCTGCTGTGAATTCTTCAGAGTCTAGTAATGCTACTACTGCACCACGGAATGTACAGAATGGTGCCCATATTCAGCCGCAAGTACACG GAACATCTAATGTACAAGTATCGAGTGGAACTCCTGCCAAGCCAACTGGAGTGTCAGGCACTCAGACGAGTAGCAACAGAGCTGTTCCGAAAGTTCCAACTTCTCAACCTTCCACCTTGACCTCCGGTGGTGGTGGGCCTGCCACTCCCGTTAAGG CCCCAGGAGATGCAACGAAAGCTTTCCCATTTCAATTTGGGTCCATAAATCCCGGTTTCATGAATGGAATGCAG ATTCCTGCTCGAACAAGCTCAGCTCCGCCTAATTTGGATGAGCAGAAACGTGACCAG GCAAGGCATGAGCCCATTAGATCTGGACATCCATTACCAACTCCTGTTCCTAAGCAACAGGCACCAAGGAAGGGTAATGGAATTGATCAGCCTAATTCTGTGGAGGTTCAACCAGTGTCCAAAGCCAAAAGGGATAGTCAAGAGTCAGCTGCACCTTCAGTTAGCCAAACACAAAAGCCTCCAGTTCTTCCCATTCCAATGACTTCtttgcaaattccatttcaCCAGACACAGGTTTCTGTACAGTTTGGTGGACCCAATCCACAGATACAGTCTCAAGGTGTGACTGGAACTTCACTCCAGATGCCGATTCCTATGCCATTATCGATGGGAAATGGTCCTCAAGTACAGCAACAAGTGTTTATTCAAGGTCTTCAGCATCAAATGCAGCCTCAAGGAATTATGCATCATGGCCAGGGCCTGGGTTTCACTACCCAGATGGGTCCTCAGCTATCCCCAAATCTAGGCAGCCTGGGAATTGGCATGACCCCACAATATCCCCAGCAGCAGGGAGGAAATTTTGGTGGTCCCCGTAAAACAACTGTGAAGATCACTCACCCCGAGACACATGAGGAACTGAGGTTGGATAAACGGGTCGATGAATATGCAGACAGTAGCACATCAGCCCAAAGATCTCATCCTAATGTACCACAATCCCAGCCTGTTCCAACGTATGGACCTTCTCATCCAATTAACTACTATCCGGGCACCTATAATCCCAATCCACTGTTTTTTCCTGCTCCAAGCTCTCTACCATTAAAAAGTAGCCAGATAGCACCCAACTCTCAGGCACCAAGGCCTAACTATTCTGTCAACCAAGGTCCACAGAATATGTCGTTCATGAACCAAAGTGCTACTTCTCTGCCTATAAATAAGACTGGAGTTGCAGTTCATGGTTCTGCAGTACCTTCCAACTCAGAACATACCTGTGATGTTCCTACTGTGATCACCACTCTGCCATTGGGAACAACAAAGGTGACTGTGAAACCCGCTACTGGTTCTTCTGGAGAAAAAATGGCAGAATCATCATTGCACAATAATCCACCTGCTATTAAAAATAGTGGATCTCCTAAATCTTCTAGGCCATCTGGAGAAGTTAGCTCATCTTACTCTCGAAGGGATGCCGAGGCTTGCTCTGAAAGCCCTTTGCAGCAGCCAAAACCTGCTGGTGAATCTTATGCTTCTAAGCCAGTGGCAGCTGCACAAATTGGGGTGGTTACTTCTTTTGTTTCTGTTGATAATGCAGTGACTAATCACTTATCCTCCACTTCAGATGGCCAGTTTGAAGAGTTTGTTCCTGATGTGACCAATACCGAAGGCAGGAAAAAGGAAATTTTGAGGTCAAACTCTATTAACGATCATCAAAAGAGGCTAGAAAAGAATAGACATTTGCAGCCTCATCATCAG GTTGGTGAACAACATAGTTCTACTAGTTTGCCTTCACTAGATTCTGATAGTGACGAAGCTAAAGGAATTGGTGCTTTTGGTACCAATGTTGGAGGTGGCCTGGCAAGCATTTCTTCTGAAGTTTCTAATGATGGATCCATTGTTCACACACTGGACACTACTAATAATGCGAAGTCGGATGATTATTCTCTACAGGAACAACTAGATCGCGAAACTCTTGGGGCACAGGAAAACATAGGGAAAGCGATGCTTGAAGAATCTAAAGAGGATAGTGATGGTTCCAACCTTTCTTCGGTTTCTGGAACTTCAGAATCTCCTTTAGTTGCTAAACAAGCTGATCAGGGTTATGTTTTTAAGGAAACAGGTATCAGCAATGAATGTCCAAACTCGCAAACTGTGCAGAGAGGTTTGGATGAACCTGTGAATTGCTGCAAAAAAGCAGATGATACATCTGATAATATTGAAACGTTGACTTCCAGGACAGATTCCACAGATTTTGAAAATTATTCAGGTGATAATATCGCTGTTCTTGATGCTTCTACAAACAAGAGTGATTTGATGGATAGAAGTGAAATTTCTATTATGAAGACTGTGATGCAAGATCAGCAGCCTGATGCAGACACAAGTACTGATCTTTCTGAGGCAACTTCAAAAGACAGTGTGGAGAGCACTAGTTCTGGCATGGCCTCCCTTTCCATTTCTAGTTCCAAGGACAAACCCATTCCAGAACTGACTAGGCCAAAGAGTGGCAATGCTAAAgcgaaaaagaagagaaaagaactTCTCCAGAAAGCAGATGCTGCTGGCACAACTTCTGATCTTTACATGGCATATAAAGGGccagaggaaaagaaagaatctgCTGTTTCTTCTGAAGTCACTGATAGTGTTACTTTGAAGCAGGAATCTGCTGATTTTCATGGAGGAGATGACGCAGTGAGTGAGAAAGGCGTGCAGAATAAAGCTGAGCCAGATGATTGGGAAGATGCTGCTGACATCTctgcattgaaacttgaaagtccAGCCAATCGGGAAAAAGCTCATGGAGGATTATTAAATTATGAAAAGGATGGAAATGAAAATACGGACAAAAAGTATTCTAAAGATTTCCTCTTGCAATTTGCAGACAAGTGTACAAATCTGCCTGAGgattttgaaattgcatcagACATAGCTGAAACCTTAATGAATACAAATGTAAATGTTTCTCATCCTATTGATTCGTATCCTAGTCCTGGAAGAGTTATAGATAGGCATTCTGGGAGTTCTCGTGTTGATCGTCGTGGGAGTGTCATGGTTGATGATGACAGATGGAATAAGCAGCTAGGTCCTTTTGGAGGGAGAGACCTGCGTCTTGATATTGGTTATGGAAGCAATGCAGGATCTCGTCCTGGCGAAGGAGGCAATTATGGTGTTTTAAGAAATCCACGTGCACAGGTTCCTCTGCAATATGGAGGGATTTTATCTGGGCCAATACAGTCCATGGGCTCTCAGGGAGGGATGCATAGAAGTAGCCCTGATGCAGACAGGTGGCAGCGTGCTACTAATTTCCAGCACAAGGGTTTGTTTCCTTCTCTGCAGACTCCATTACAGGCTATGCATAAAGCTGAGAGAAAGTATGAAGTGGGTAAAGTGACAGATGAGGAACAGGCCAAGCAACGACAATTAAAAGCTATATTGAACAAGCTAACACCTCAGAACTTTGAAAAACTGTTTGAGCAAGTTAAAGCAGTTAACATTGACAATGTTGTCACTCTCACTGGTGTCATTTCACAAATCTTTGACAAAGCTTTGATGGAGCCTACTTTCTGTGAAATGTATGCAGACTTTTGTCATCATTTGGCTGGTGAGATGCCTGACTTCAGTGAAGATAATGAAAAGATAACTTTCAGGAGATTGCTTCTAAACAAGTGTCAAGAGGAAtttgaaagaggagagagagagcaagaagAGGCAAATAAAGGTGATGAGGAGGGTGACGTTAAATTGTCTTTAGAGgaaagagaggagaaaagaGTGAAGGCACGGAGACGAATGCTGGGTAACATTAGACTAATTGGGGAGTTGTACAAGAAGAGAATGCTTACTGAGAGGATCATGCATGAATGCATTAAGAAGTTGCTGGGTCAATATCAGAATCCAGATGAGGAAGACGTTGAGGCTCTTTGCAAATTAATGAGCACGATAGGAGAGATGATTGACCATCCCAGAGCCAAGGAGCATATGGATGCGTATTTTGACAGGATGGAAAATTTATCAACCAATATGAAAATATCTTCAAGGGTTAGGTTCATGTTGAAGGATTCTATTGatcttagaaaaagaaaatggcagCAGAGGAGGAAAGTTGAAGGGCCAAAAAAGATAGAGGAAGTACATAGAGATGCTGCTCAAGAACGGCAGGCACAAACAAGCAGGCTAGCCCGTGCACCTAGCATGAATCCTTCTAGAAGGGCACCTATGGATTTTGGTCCAAGAGGTTCAAACATGATACCTTCCCCAAATGCTCAAATGGGTGGTTTCCGTGCATTGCCTAGCCAGGCTCGTGGATTTGCTGCTCAGGACGTACGAATGGATGACAGAAAGTCTTATGAGGCGAGGACCTTGTCTGTTCCCTTGCCTCAGAGACCCATTGATGATTCTCTCACTCTAGGACCCCAAGGTGGCCTTGCTAGAGGAATGTCCATACGAGGAGCACCAACAATTTCTAGCATGCCTGTGGCTAATATTTCTACTTCCTCTGGAGACTCGAGAAGTATGGCAGCTGGTTTGAATGGTTATAATTCTGTATCAGAGCGAACAACCTACAGCCCACGGGAGGATCTCCTTCCCAGGTATGCTCCTGACAGATACACAGTTCCTGCTGCTTTTGATCAATCTAGTGGTCTAGATCGTAATATGAGTTCTAATCACAACATAAGAAATCAAGGCCATAGTTTTGAAAGATCCATTGCTACTTCACCTCCTCCAAGAGGGCAGCCATCAGCTTTTACCCAGAATATTCCTTCAGAAAAGGTGTGGCCTGAAGAACGCTTGAGAGACATGTCTATTGCAGCCATCAAAGAATTTTACAG CGCACGAGATGAGAAAGAGGTTGCTCTATGTATTACAGATATGAATTCTCCGAGCTTTCATCCATCAATGGTCGCCCTCTGGGTTACTGACTCCTTTGAGAGAAAGGACGTGGAACGTGATCTATTGGCTAAGCTTCTTGTCAACCTTACAAAGCCTAGGGATGCTGCGCTGAGTCAAGGCCAGCTCATGAAAGG GCTTGAATCGGTTCTCTCCACTTTGGAAGATGCAGTAAATGATGCCCCGAAGGCACCAGAATTTCTTGGCCGCCTGTTTGCCAGAGTCATTCTGGATAGTTTGATCCCCTTGAGGGAGATTGGGCGGCTGTTACTTGATGGTGGAGAGGAGCCTGGTCGACTAAAGGAAGTTGGGCTTGCCGGTGATGTTCTTGGGAGCACCTTGGAGATGATTAAATCCGAGAAAGGAGAAAGTGCTTTAAATGCAATTGTTGCCAGCTCCAATTTGCAGTTGGAGAATTTCCGGCCTCCAGATCCTAACATATCAAGGAGATTAGAAACGTTTATTTAG
- the LOC119983852 gene encoding 60S ribosomal protein L37a, giving the protein MTKRTKKAGIVGKYGTRYGASLRKQIKKMEVSQHSKFFCEFCGKYAVKRKAVGIWGCKDCGKVKAGGAYTLNTASAVTVRSTIRRLREQTES; this is encoded by the exons ATG ACGAAGAGAACCAAGAAGGCTGGCATCGTTGGAAAGTATG GCACTCGTTATGGTGCTAGTCTGAGGAAACAGATTAAGAAGATGGAAGTTAGTCAGCACAGCAAGTTCTTCTGTGAATTCTGCGGGAAG TATGCGGTGAAGAGAAAGGCTGTGGGAATATGGGGATGCAAAGATTGCGGCAAGGTGAAAGCTGGAGGTGCTTATACTCTGAA TACTGCGAGTGCCGTTACTGTAAGGAGTACCATCAGGAGGTTGAGGGAGCAAACAGAGAGTTAA
- the LOC119983323 gene encoding uncharacterized protein LOC119983323 isoform X1 codes for MHQKKSEIQIGTESIGVSSDFNPIPQQSSTADSSSTTLSSTAPPQILIVKDEIVPSPLASKTRAPYKRPLLTNNHHHRSSLSKSPSVYRFSAPKQGPPSASFFSVSLAAKSAAFRILRRLRYLRVHLRLVLLLSLPLFYFLVSHPSHSFLLDFLSAFAFSAALLFSLNLAVPRLPSIRLFLSRSLPFPIKLTSASSAISSSSRLPVFWSIGSRPKQDKRLDSGCFVQVYSNGDVYEGEFHKGKCSGSGVYYYYLSGRYEGDWVDDKYDGYGVETWARGSRYRGQYRQGFRLGYGVYRFYTGDLYAGEWSNGQSHGCGVHTCEDGSRYVGEFKWGVKHGLGHYNFRNGDTFAGEYFADKMHGFGIYRFAYGHRYEGAWHEGRRQGLGMYTFRNGETQSGHWQNGILDVPSTQNTTLPISPVAVYHSKVLNAVQEARRTAEKAYDVAKVDERVNRAVAAANRAANAARVAAVKAVQKQMH; via the exons ATGCATCAGAAGAAATCAGAAATCCAAATCGGAACAGAAAGCATCGGCGTCTCTTCCGATTTCAATCCAATTCCTCAACAATCCTCCACCGCAGATTCTTCTTCTACCACGCTGTCGTCGACGGCACCTCCTCAGATTCTAATTGTTAAAGACGAGATTGTTCCTTCCCCTTTGGCTTCGAAGACCCGTGCCCCTTACAAGCGCCCTCTTTTGACCAATAATCACCACCACCGGTCTTCGCTTTCGAAGTCGCCGAGTGTATATCGATTCTCAGCTCCGAAGCAGGGGCCACCTTCGGCTTCGTTCTTCTCGGTTTCTCTTGCCGCGAAATCGGCGGCTTTTAGGATTCTCCGTCGCTTGCGATATCTCCGGGTCCACCTCCGACTCGTGCTCCTCCTCTCCCTTCCGTTATTCTATTTCCTTGTCTCTCATCCTTCACACTCTTTTCTCCTTGATTTCCTCTCCGCGTTTGCCTTCTCTGCTGCTCTCTTGTTCTCTTTGAATCTCGCTGTTCCGCGACTGCCCTCAATTCGTTTATTCCTCTCCCGGTCCTTACCTTTCCCTATCAAGCTCACTTCTGCTTCTTCAGCAATATCTTCCTCGTCGAGGCTCCCGGTGTTTTGGTCAATTGGATCAAGGCCGAAACAGGATAAGAGATTGGATTCCGGGTGCTTCGTGCAGGTTTACAGCAACGGGGACGTGTACGAAGGGGAATTTCACAAGGGGAAGTGCTCTGGAAGCGGAGTGTATTATTACTACCTGAGTGGGAGGTACGAGGGCGACTGGGTTGATGACAAGTACGACGGATATGGGGTGGAGACGTGGGCTAGAGGTAGCCGGTATCGGGGGCAATACAGGCAGGGGTTTCGGCTTGGATACGGTGTTTATAGATTCTATACAGGGGATTTGTATGCAGGGGAGTGGTCTAATGGACAGAGCCACGGGTGTGGAGTGCATACATGCGAAGATGGAAGTAGGTATGTTGGGGAGTTCAAATGGGGTGTTAAACACGGTCTTGGCCACTATAATTTTAG GAATGGAGATACGTTTGCTGGAGAATATTTTGCTGATAAGATGCATGGTTTTGGCATCTATCGCTTTGCATATGGGCATAGGTATGAAGGAGCTTGGCATGAGGGTAGAAGACAGGGCCTTGGGATGTATACATTCAGAAATGGGGAAACCCAATCTGGTCACTGGCAAAACGGAATTCTTGATGTCCCAAGTACACAAAACACCACCCTTCCCATTTCTCCTGTTGCTGTCTATCATTCCAAAGTACTCAATGCAGTTCAG GAGGCACGCCGAACTGCAGAGAAAGCTTATGATGTGGCCAAGGTCGATGAAAGGGTCAACAGGGCAGTAGCAGCTGCTAACCGAGCAGCTAATGCAGCTAGAGTAGCAGCAGTTAAAGCAGTTCAGAAACAGATGCATTAA
- the LOC119983323 gene encoding uncharacterized protein LOC119983323 isoform X2, which translates to MHQKKSEIQIGTESIGVSSDFNPIPQQSSTADSSSTTLSSTAPPQILIVKDEIVPSPLASKTRAPYKRPLLTNNHHHRSSLSKSPSVYRFSAPKQGPPSASFFSVSLAAKSAAFRILRRLRYLRVHLRLVLLLSLPLFYFLVSHPSHSFLLDFLSAFAFSAALLFSLNLAVPRLPSIRLFLSRSLPFPIKLTSASSAISSSSRLPVFWSIGSRPKQDKRLDSGCFVQVYSNGDVYEGEFHKGKCSGSGVYYYYLSGRYEGDWVDDKYDGYGVETWARGSRYRGQYRQGFRLGYGVYRFYTGDLYAGEWSNGQSHGCGVHTCEDGSRNGDTFAGEYFADKMHGFGIYRFAYGHRYEGAWHEGRRQGLGMYTFRNGETQSGHWQNGILDVPSTQNTTLPISPVAVYHSKVLNAVQEARRTAEKAYDVAKVDERVNRAVAAANRAANAARVAAVKAVQKQMH; encoded by the exons ATGCATCAGAAGAAATCAGAAATCCAAATCGGAACAGAAAGCATCGGCGTCTCTTCCGATTTCAATCCAATTCCTCAACAATCCTCCACCGCAGATTCTTCTTCTACCACGCTGTCGTCGACGGCACCTCCTCAGATTCTAATTGTTAAAGACGAGATTGTTCCTTCCCCTTTGGCTTCGAAGACCCGTGCCCCTTACAAGCGCCCTCTTTTGACCAATAATCACCACCACCGGTCTTCGCTTTCGAAGTCGCCGAGTGTATATCGATTCTCAGCTCCGAAGCAGGGGCCACCTTCGGCTTCGTTCTTCTCGGTTTCTCTTGCCGCGAAATCGGCGGCTTTTAGGATTCTCCGTCGCTTGCGATATCTCCGGGTCCACCTCCGACTCGTGCTCCTCCTCTCCCTTCCGTTATTCTATTTCCTTGTCTCTCATCCTTCACACTCTTTTCTCCTTGATTTCCTCTCCGCGTTTGCCTTCTCTGCTGCTCTCTTGTTCTCTTTGAATCTCGCTGTTCCGCGACTGCCCTCAATTCGTTTATTCCTCTCCCGGTCCTTACCTTTCCCTATCAAGCTCACTTCTGCTTCTTCAGCAATATCTTCCTCGTCGAGGCTCCCGGTGTTTTGGTCAATTGGATCAAGGCCGAAACAGGATAAGAGATTGGATTCCGGGTGCTTCGTGCAGGTTTACAGCAACGGGGACGTGTACGAAGGGGAATTTCACAAGGGGAAGTGCTCTGGAAGCGGAGTGTATTATTACTACCTGAGTGGGAGGTACGAGGGCGACTGGGTTGATGACAAGTACGACGGATATGGGGTGGAGACGTGGGCTAGAGGTAGCCGGTATCGGGGGCAATACAGGCAGGGGTTTCGGCTTGGATACGGTGTTTATAGATTCTATACAGGGGATTTGTATGCAGGGGAGTGGTCTAATGGACAGAGCCACGGGTGTGGAGTGCATACATGCGAAGATGGAAGTAG GAATGGAGATACGTTTGCTGGAGAATATTTTGCTGATAAGATGCATGGTTTTGGCATCTATCGCTTTGCATATGGGCATAGGTATGAAGGAGCTTGGCATGAGGGTAGAAGACAGGGCCTTGGGATGTATACATTCAGAAATGGGGAAACCCAATCTGGTCACTGGCAAAACGGAATTCTTGATGTCCCAAGTACACAAAACACCACCCTTCCCATTTCTCCTGTTGCTGTCTATCATTCCAAAGTACTCAATGCAGTTCAG GAGGCACGCCGAACTGCAGAGAAAGCTTATGATGTGGCCAAGGTCGATGAAAGGGTCAACAGGGCAGTAGCAGCTGCTAACCGAGCAGCTAATGCAGCTAGAGTAGCAGCAGTTAAAGCAGTTCAGAAACAGATGCATTAA
- the LOC119983994 gene encoding cyclic nucleotide-gated ion channel 1-like, with protein MGSNTRDVERGKSRENPLGETDWKLVLNQHMRRFFMSVKWVKILIVLLAIEVSLLDPLFFYILVINDQQKCVRLDKKLGTAVMVFRSLIDSFYVIYIIAQLHIYFSVPRSRKDQRIRLGKFFLIDFLAVLPLPQVVILIIPAMRGSRFLNAMYLLRSVVLCQFVPRCFRAYLFITSGTFGEPVEARFKFSPLFFLLGINVIGALWYFLSIQRLVQCWTKACETHAGCVNSFYCKDNISDHTSLKDFCPMDTQKNAFFDFGIFSDALQSRVVEMTYFPKKFLYCFSWSLQNLSGFGQNLKTSTYIWESLFAIFMSILGMLLFLLLIGNLQTFMDSRRKMEQARNRWKAIESIEKWPPLKNLAENLKQDITKYLKYNWEKNTTDAGLILLELPPKLKRRIERAFSVNSLKNVKAFKGIGENFKDDLYKSIELKLFDEGEDIVQRGNTIDNMVFIVEGKLEARSSLNEENSIKVLKDGDHCGEEVTWDVFNDEVSFEPWVSTMTIKALTRVYALVLPADKVRDFLRHLHHDVKRSARHEFGFYLLNKVMGFKSMGREELNVLSDAIKLQLFEEGDDIIKAGTEIYRVVLMVQGKLEARSSRGEIIDSNEVSNLCGEKLVHAFLKRERHPLSTVTVKTLTRVRAIVLPAADVGHCLIHVPIFSKWVIQAKNQIDKLMENID; from the exons ATGGG GTCCAACACAAGAGATGTAGAAAGAGGAAAAAGCAGAGAAAATCCGCTGGGAGAAACAGATTGGAAGCTAGTGCTCAATCAACACATGAGGAGGTTTTTTATGAGTGTGAAGTGGGTTAAGATACTTATAGTGTTATTAGCCATTGAGGTCTCATTACTAGATCCTCTCTTCTTCTATATTCTCGTGATCAATGACCAGCAGAAGTGTGTTCGCTTGGACAAAAAGCTGGGGACTGCAGTTATGGTCTTTCGTTCACTCATCGATTCCTTCTATGTGATTTACATCATTGCTCAACTTCATATATATTTCTCGGTGCCACGTTCTAGAAAAGATCAGCGCATAAGATTGGGGAAATTTTTCCTAATTGACTTTCTAGCTGTTCTTCCTCTACCACAG GTGGTTATATTGATCATCCCAGCAATGAGGGGCTCCAGGTTTTTGAATGCGATGTACTTGTTGAGATCTGTTGTCCTTTGCCAATTTGTACCTAGGTGTTTTCGGGCATACCTGTTCATTACTTCAGGCACTTTTGGAGAACCGGTAGAGGCAAGATTCAAGTTCAGTCCACTTTTCTTCTTGCTAGGCATTAAT GTTATTGGAGCCTTATGGTACTTTCTCTCCATTCAGCGATTAGTGCAATGCTGGACCAAAGCCTGTGAAACTCATGCTGGGTGTGTCAACTCCTTTTACTGCAAGGACAATATTAGCGACCACACCTCTCTGAAAGATTTTTGCCCCATGGATACACAAAAGAATGCTTTCTTTGACTTTGGAATATTTAGTGATGCTCTTCAGTCTCGTGTTGTGGAAATGACATATTTTCCAAAGAAGTTTTTGTACTGTTTCTCATGGAGTCTGCAAAATCTTAG TGGCTTTGGTCAAAACCTGAAAACAAGCACCTATATCTGGGAAAGCTTATTTGCAATTTTTATGAGCATCTTGGGCATGCTTTTGTTTTTACTTCTCATCGGAAACCTGCAG ACATTTATGGATTCTCGAAGAAAGATGGAGCAAGCAAGAAATAGATGGAAAGCTATAGAAAGCATAGAGAAATGGCCGCCTCTCAAAAACCTCGCTGAGAATCTCAAACAGGATATCACAAAATACCTTAAATATAATTGGGAAAAGAATACCACTGATGCAGGTCTTATTCTACTTGAACTTCCCCCTAAACTCAAGAGGAGAATAGAGCGCGCATTCAGCGTAAACTCATTGAAGAAT GTAAAGGCGTTTAAAGGCATTGGTGAAAATTTCAAGGATGATCTGTATAAGTCTATTGAGCTGAAGCTATTTGATGAAGGTGAAGACATTGTGCAGCGGGGAAACACAATTGATAACATGGTCTTTATCGTGGAAGGAAAGCTAGAGGCCCGTAGTTCTCTCAATGAAGAAAACTCAATTAAGGTCCTTAAAGATGGTGACCACTGTGGAGAAGAAGTTACATGGGATGTTTTTAATGATGAGGTGTCATTTGAGCCTTGGGTATCAACTATGACTATTAAAGCTCTCACTAGAGTTTATGCCCTTGTTCTCCCAGCTGATAAAGTGAGAGATTTTCTCCGTCACCTTCACCACGACGTCAAAAGGAGCGCAAGGCATGAATTTGGCTTTTATTTACTTAACAAG GTAATGGGGTTTAAATCCATGGGTAGAGAGGAGCTGAATGTTCTCTCTGATGCTATCAAGCTACAGCTATTTGAAGAAGGTGATGATATTATAAAAGCGGGGACCGAAATTTATCGCGTGGTCTTGATGGTGCAAGGAAAGCTAGAGGCTCGTAGTTCTCGCGGTGAAATAATAGACTCAAATGAAGTCAGTAACCTCTGTGGGGAAAAACTCGTACATGCATTTCTTAAACGTGAGAGGCACCCCTTGTCAACTGTGACCGTTAAAACCCTCACGAGAGTTCGAGCCATTGTTCTCCCAGCCGCGGATGTGGGACACTGTCTCATTCACGTTCCCATTTTCAGCAAATGGGTCATACAAGCCAAAAATCAGATAGACAAACTTATGGAAAACATTGACTGA